The proteins below are encoded in one region of Planctopirus limnophila DSM 3776:
- a CDS encoding metallophosphoesterase family protein: protein MTQFRPMRFLHAAGLMLERPLLETGELAGDLAKTAAHATLFAWERLVDLAIAKDVDFVLLTGDTFDFREASLAAEVAFRQGAQRLDAKEIPLIIAPGQLDTASGWAAIPALPENVTLFEHAEDPAIDLTVGGQTYCAIVPITDSTSVDPPELERLRARVPKKGQVNPFVVGVVCHRLPSQSMAEAGATHAARRYVSVHYLAHGGRQSPELLPITEGLVHSPPLPVPFRRRDLTTGATLVDVDSTGRIQLTNQPLSPVRRFQFTMDISPLKSRSQLVEKMFAIVQEQQPLPHESLRLAHWSFVGTSDVLQDLASDAAIANLLRHLTDWTDQLETGKWRHTCLPRYGSHWYWLNQENSLEANAREVLDRIEPKDDDTWQTWMLDHLPEQDDFFAGLLASVGPLDEERIAGQARQLCHEWLSDLADLTAAGSSSADGQTSGDVTP from the coding sequence ATGACACAGTTCAGGCCCATGCGGTTTCTGCATGCCGCCGGCTTGATGCTGGAGCGGCCACTTCTCGAAACGGGCGAACTGGCCGGAGATCTGGCAAAGACGGCCGCCCATGCCACGCTCTTTGCCTGGGAGCGACTGGTCGATCTGGCCATTGCCAAAGATGTCGATTTCGTCCTCCTCACGGGTGACACCTTCGACTTCCGTGAGGCCTCACTCGCTGCCGAAGTTGCTTTTCGACAGGGCGCCCAGCGATTAGACGCCAAAGAGATCCCTCTCATTATCGCTCCCGGCCAGCTCGATACAGCCAGCGGCTGGGCCGCGATCCCCGCACTTCCGGAAAACGTCACACTCTTCGAACATGCCGAAGACCCGGCCATTGATCTGACTGTCGGCGGACAGACTTACTGTGCCATCGTGCCCATTACAGATTCCACCAGTGTCGATCCGCCTGAACTTGAACGCTTGCGCGCCCGTGTGCCGAAAAAAGGGCAGGTGAATCCTTTTGTCGTCGGGGTTGTCTGTCATCGTCTCCCCAGCCAGAGTATGGCGGAAGCCGGGGCCACGCATGCGGCTCGTCGATATGTATCGGTTCATTATCTCGCGCATGGTGGCCGCCAGTCCCCCGAGTTGTTGCCGATTACCGAAGGGCTCGTGCACTCCCCGCCATTACCAGTTCCGTTTCGACGGCGCGACCTCACCACAGGTGCCACTCTGGTCGATGTCGATTCGACAGGTCGCATTCAACTCACGAATCAACCACTTTCTCCTGTGCGTCGATTCCAGTTCACGATGGATATCAGCCCACTGAAGTCACGGTCACAGCTTGTCGAAAAAATGTTCGCCATTGTGCAGGAGCAGCAGCCTTTACCGCACGAATCTCTGCGGCTGGCTCACTGGTCATTTGTGGGGACCAGCGACGTGCTGCAGGATCTCGCCAGTGATGCGGCCATTGCCAATTTATTGCGACATCTCACCGACTGGACTGATCAGCTCGAGACCGGCAAGTGGCGACACACCTGTCTCCCACGTTATGGCAGTCACTGGTACTGGCTGAATCAGGAGAACTCGCTCGAAGCCAATGCCCGGGAAGTGCTCGATCGAATTGAACCTAAAGATGATGACACCTGGCAGACCTGGATGCTCGATCATCTCCCGGAACAGGATGACTTTTTCGCTGGCCTTCTGGCCAGTGTTGGCCCCCTCGACGAAGAACGAATTGCCGGTCAGGCTCGACAACTCTGTCATGAATGGCTCAGTGACCTTGCCGATCTGACTGCTGCTGGAAGCTCTTCTGCGGACGGACAAACGT
- the gluQRS gene encoding tRNA glutamyl-Q(34) synthetase GluQRS, which translates to MATGRLAPSPTGAQHPGNARTFLVAWLAARSTGSRLILRIEDLDSPRVKPWAMTQAVEDLAWLGLDWDEGPNTQLSASDPNSGKTSNWFDDPASNGFVQSRRLARYAEIFHALRDAEWVYPCTCRRADVSQAASAPHQGHEPAIYPGTCRHRQAADADQLAEGSYCWRFRTAGFTELMGWKDRIAGEQSAMLPYALGDFVIAKADGTPAYQLAVVVDDHDMEVREVVRGDDLIPSTYRQLALYQVLGWSAPEFAHVPLVKGPDGLRLAKRHGDSRLSILREADVDSRVVMGWLACSLGLRENDAPISPAELIADFAWDKIPKHPVTFPREIWDQWLGR; encoded by the coding sequence ATGGCGACAGGTCGACTCGCACCATCACCCACCGGGGCACAACATCCGGGGAATGCCCGCACCTTTCTGGTGGCGTGGCTGGCGGCGCGATCGACAGGTTCGCGGTTGATTCTCCGGATTGAGGATCTCGATTCACCCAGAGTCAAGCCCTGGGCCATGACACAGGCGGTTGAGGATCTGGCGTGGCTGGGGCTGGATTGGGACGAGGGGCCCAACACCCAACTTTCTGCGAGCGATCCGAACAGCGGCAAGACATCGAACTGGTTTGATGATCCCGCTTCGAACGGCTTTGTGCAGTCGCGGCGACTGGCTCGATATGCGGAAATTTTCCACGCCTTGCGGGATGCCGAATGGGTTTATCCTTGTACTTGCAGAAGGGCTGACGTGAGCCAGGCCGCCAGTGCGCCCCATCAGGGGCACGAGCCCGCGATTTATCCGGGAACATGCAGGCATCGCCAAGCGGCTGATGCCGATCAACTGGCTGAGGGTTCCTACTGCTGGAGATTTCGCACGGCAGGCTTTACTGAGCTCATGGGCTGGAAGGATCGAATTGCCGGTGAGCAGAGTGCCATGCTTCCATACGCTCTGGGCGACTTTGTAATTGCCAAAGCGGATGGAACTCCTGCGTATCAACTGGCCGTCGTAGTCGATGATCACGACATGGAGGTGAGAGAAGTGGTGCGGGGTGATGACCTGATCCCGAGCACTTATCGGCAACTGGCTTTGTATCAGGTGCTGGGATGGTCTGCGCCAGAGTTCGCCCATGTGCCGCTGGTAAAAGGGCCTGATGGTTTAAGACTGGCCAAGCGGCACGGCGATTCGCGACTGTCAATCTTGCGGGAAGCGGATGTGGACTCTCGCGTGGTGATGGGCTGGTTGGCCTGTTCACTGGGACTCAGAGAGAACGACGCCCCGATTTCTCCTGCAGAGCTGATTGCTGATTTCGCCTGGGACAAGATTCCCAAACACCCAGTCACCTTCCCGAGAGAAATCTGGGATCAATGGTTGGGAAGATGA
- a CDS encoding DUF1559 domain-containing protein, whose translation MRFPASIYRRGFTLIELLVVIAIIAILIALLLPAVQQAREAARRTQCRNNLKQLGLAFHNYHDVHNQFALSQLGPTTTGNEDWRGNGPHVGILPFIDQTPLYNTYNFNANAWWSTSASGQAHNVSAGNSPGRQAIAGYRCPSDPAVKSDGTGRRPGNNYPVCQGANAGMFNDGVAGGYNASKTNGMFNMRVPVTMASVTDGTSNTILAGEQALSGGSGTIGTLANLRQAIAIPSGWDGTFLTQAQVDDWGSRAAAATSNIRSETGDFWNAGVHEQGTFNTLFPPNSRYPNVTAHCAGCAPDGPASVPARSYHTGGVHVLLADGTVRFVSDNIDLTTWQRLGARNDGQQLGEF comes from the coding sequence ATGCGTTTCCCAGCGTCTATTTATCGTCGAGGTTTCACGCTCATTGAGTTGCTGGTGGTCATCGCCATCATCGCCATCCTGATTGCACTGCTTCTCCCCGCCGTTCAACAAGCCCGGGAAGCAGCACGGCGGACACAGTGCCGCAACAACCTCAAGCAGTTAGGTCTTGCCTTCCACAACTACCACGATGTCCACAACCAGTTTGCCTTGTCACAACTGGGGCCTACGACGACTGGTAACGAAGACTGGCGCGGGAACGGCCCACATGTTGGCATCCTGCCCTTCATTGATCAAACTCCGCTCTACAACACCTACAACTTCAATGCCAATGCCTGGTGGAGTACCTCAGCTTCCGGCCAAGCCCACAATGTCTCCGCTGGTAACAGCCCCGGACGTCAGGCCATAGCTGGCTACCGTTGCCCGTCGGATCCCGCCGTTAAGTCCGATGGCACAGGTCGCCGCCCGGGAAACAACTATCCCGTTTGTCAGGGGGCTAACGCCGGCATGTTCAACGATGGTGTCGCTGGTGGCTACAACGCCTCGAAAACCAACGGGATGTTCAACATGCGTGTGCCCGTCACCATGGCGAGTGTCACCGATGGCACATCGAATACCATCCTGGCTGGTGAACAGGCTCTTTCTGGAGGCAGCGGAACGATTGGAACACTGGCGAACCTCCGTCAGGCAATTGCTATTCCTTCGGGATGGGACGGAACATTCCTCACACAGGCTCAGGTCGATGACTGGGGCAGTCGAGCAGCGGCTGCAACAAGCAACATCCGCTCAGAAACGGGAGACTTCTGGAACGCTGGTGTGCATGAACAAGGGACATTCAATACTCTGTTCCCCCCGAACTCTCGTTATCCGAACGTGACGGCACACTGCGCTGGCTGCGCTCCCGATGGCCCCGCCTCGGTCCCAGCTCGCAGCTATCACACAGGTGGCGTGCATGTGCTGCTGGCTGATGGCACTGTTCGATTTGTCAGCGACAACATCGACCTGACCACCTGGCAGCGACTGGGCGCCCGTAATGATGGCCAGCAACTTGGTGAGTTCTAA
- a CDS encoding sugar kinase, which translates to MSSPLEVPHIGPIVCFGEALLRLDTPGNKRFIQADQFLASYAGGEANVAVALSYWGLPARLVSKVPAHELGAACLKAYQAYGVDTSHVIRGGKRLGIFFVESSTSLRGPQVLYDRAGSSFAESKPEEYHWPDLLDGARWFHFTGTVPAVGAETKAALLAALKLCRERGIVVSFDVGYRSALWSVEEAGKVFRELIPWVDVLIGSEQDATQFFGIPAATAGLSTPESRELSLRALADRTSLKAILYSHRTVNNLGVHRYFASLLTRTSSEEPASVVHTANQELMPVDRIGTGDALAAGLIRGLLLGHAPREVLDFAFAAALLKHSIEGDFALVNVPEIQRLATGGSLAQVRR; encoded by the coding sequence ATGTCTTCCCCACTTGAAGTTCCACACATCGGCCCCATCGTCTGTTTTGGGGAAGCACTGCTCCGCCTCGATACACCTGGCAACAAACGTTTCATCCAGGCCGATCAATTCCTCGCCTCGTATGCGGGTGGTGAAGCCAACGTGGCTGTGGCTCTTTCCTATTGGGGATTACCTGCCCGGTTGGTCAGTAAAGTTCCGGCACACGAACTTGGTGCCGCCTGCCTCAAGGCCTACCAGGCTTATGGAGTCGATACCAGTCACGTCATTCGCGGCGGGAAGCGGCTGGGCATCTTTTTCGTCGAAAGCAGCACCTCTTTGCGCGGGCCGCAAGTTCTTTACGATCGCGCGGGAAGCAGTTTTGCCGAATCGAAACCCGAGGAGTACCACTGGCCAGATCTTCTGGATGGGGCCCGTTGGTTTCACTTTACTGGGACTGTCCCCGCAGTTGGCGCAGAGACCAAAGCTGCACTTCTGGCAGCTCTCAAGCTGTGCCGCGAGCGAGGCATTGTTGTCAGTTTTGATGTCGGTTATCGCAGTGCGCTGTGGTCGGTCGAAGAGGCGGGGAAAGTCTTTCGAGAACTCATTCCGTGGGTCGATGTCCTCATTGGTAGTGAACAGGATGCGACTCAGTTCTTTGGAATTCCCGCAGCGACGGCCGGCCTTTCGACACCGGAGAGCCGGGAACTGAGCCTGCGTGCTCTGGCAGATCGCACTTCACTTAAGGCGATTCTTTACTCCCATCGCACAGTGAACAATCTGGGCGTCCATCGATACTTCGCTTCGTTACTCACACGCACCAGCTCTGAAGAACCAGCCTCGGTGGTTCATACGGCGAATCAGGAGCTGATGCCCGTCGATCGGATCGGCACTGGCGATGCATTGGCCGCCGGGTTGATCAGGGGCCTGTTGCTGGGCCATGCTCCGCGCGAAGTGCTCGATTTTGCCTTTGCGGCTGCTCTTCTGAAGCATTCGATCGAGGGGGATTTTGCTCTAGTCAATGTGCCAGAAATCCAACGCCTCGCCACCGGCGGCTCCCTTGCTCAAGTCCGCCGCTAA
- a CDS encoding MMPL family transporter, producing MKSDVPPTDPSRPLGSNPNGVMPMRTDESVQPEHSRLSHFLSKVTGSCVKRPWATIGIAAVSVVISALISVAFLQFKTDRSDLINPSADFHQRWMKYTQSFGEANDLVVVVEGKSPERIKQSLDELAALLHQEPEFFSNILYKVEPGELRSKGLQYLAPAQLAMGLERLDEYRPILAGNWDLVRLETVALILKTQLESATTKEQIHGLLHHVDRLVSSLAHGVEKDGEFTNPWPDLLTLDPQMKAQGNQTVYLINDAGTMGFLKTSPVQKDAGSFEGHTRSIDRLRELMSDVTSNLPEVQMSLTGIPVLENDEMRRSQADMGWASMISEAGVLILMLICFRGVRHPIIGMIMLAAGTAWTFAFTTLTIGHLNILSISFVTILIGLGVDFGIHFLARYIQHRQQGMEIRSALVNTSGRVGVSILTGAITSALAFFCAAFTDFLGVAELGLIAGAGILLCVVATFTLLPAMLVISDRHRSAAQLPTPFQGELLRKAILHAPGTVASFSAVVILLLVVQVVDWKDGQLTSLVTYDHNLLNLQARGLESVETQNRIFASSDHSLLFAISLADSPAQVRELKAKFEALPEVRKVEEIATRLPDHSADETRLLVQGFHAHLKHLPEKLPAPKTSNPGRVGHALDDLFAHLKSRPEEKSLALSQKLDQTLNQLAEKELPEQMQILSEFQYRMSYALLAQFQALRAAANPAPVSLNDLPAELTSRFVAQPKNGKDQWLLQVYPAQQIWDMEPLTQFVTAVRKVDPNITGTPLQNFEAALQIKHSYEIAAMYALAVIVLVLLIDFLPGKLIWRCLIPGMLFALGVGVLAVLCQAVPELSAKLPLWSKRWLFENTPLIMVGTASLITMLAAMWRSPGSVGLTLLALMPPVVSLAMTFGILVLIKMPLNPANLIVLPLIIGLGVDSGVHLLHDFRHRAPGPYTVTPSLVNAIVLTVTTTMVGFGAMMIAAHRGLFSLGAVLTIGVTCCLFISLVPLPAILALLARLSPSILHDAEPEMTIDVNDADFGTHPVPTLADETATDDDEPRILKHPAHVA from the coding sequence ATGAAGAGTGATGTTCCACCAACAGATCCATCACGACCTTTGGGATCGAACCCCAACGGTGTGATGCCCATGCGCACCGATGAGTCAGTTCAGCCAGAGCACTCGCGACTGAGTCATTTCCTTTCGAAAGTGACCGGGTCATGTGTCAAAAGACCATGGGCCACAATTGGCATTGCTGCCGTTTCGGTAGTGATCTCTGCACTGATCAGCGTCGCCTTTCTCCAGTTCAAAACCGATCGATCCGATCTGATCAATCCTTCGGCAGATTTTCATCAGCGATGGATGAAGTATACGCAGAGTTTCGGCGAAGCCAACGACCTGGTGGTCGTCGTCGAAGGGAAGTCTCCCGAACGGATCAAGCAGTCGCTCGATGAACTGGCGGCCCTGCTCCATCAGGAACCAGAATTCTTCAGTAATATTTTGTACAAGGTCGAGCCCGGAGAGCTTCGCAGCAAAGGACTGCAATACCTGGCACCCGCCCAACTGGCCATGGGCCTCGAGAGACTGGACGAGTATCGTCCCATTCTGGCTGGCAACTGGGATCTGGTACGGCTGGAAACTGTCGCACTGATCCTCAAGACGCAACTGGAAAGTGCGACGACGAAAGAGCAGATCCACGGATTGCTCCACCATGTGGATCGACTGGTCAGCAGCCTGGCACATGGTGTCGAGAAAGATGGCGAGTTCACCAACCCCTGGCCCGACTTGCTGACACTCGACCCGCAGATGAAGGCCCAGGGGAACCAGACGGTTTACCTGATTAATGACGCGGGAACGATGGGGTTTTTGAAAACCTCACCCGTTCAGAAAGATGCCGGTTCGTTTGAAGGACACACGCGATCGATTGATCGACTGCGGGAACTGATGTCGGATGTGACATCGAACCTTCCGGAAGTGCAGATGAGCCTGACGGGTATCCCGGTCCTTGAGAATGACGAAATGCGAAGGTCACAAGCCGACATGGGCTGGGCTTCGATGATCTCGGAAGCCGGTGTGCTGATTCTGATGCTGATTTGTTTTCGAGGTGTCAGGCATCCCATCATCGGGATGATCATGCTGGCAGCCGGAACCGCCTGGACGTTTGCCTTCACGACATTAACGATTGGTCATCTGAATATTCTCTCGATCTCGTTTGTGACAATTCTCATCGGGCTGGGTGTCGATTTTGGGATCCATTTTCTCGCAAGGTACATTCAACATCGCCAACAAGGGATGGAGATTCGCTCGGCACTGGTCAATACTTCCGGTCGAGTGGGTGTCAGCATCCTGACGGGGGCGATCACTTCAGCTTTGGCGTTTTTCTGTGCAGCATTCACCGATTTTTTGGGTGTTGCTGAACTGGGGCTGATTGCTGGAGCCGGAATTCTGCTCTGTGTGGTGGCGACGTTTACACTCTTGCCGGCCATGCTGGTGATCTCTGATCGTCATCGATCGGCTGCACAATTACCAACTCCGTTTCAAGGTGAACTTCTTCGCAAGGCGATTCTCCATGCACCCGGAACCGTGGCGAGTTTTTCAGCCGTGGTCATACTGCTGCTCGTCGTGCAGGTCGTGGATTGGAAAGATGGCCAACTGACGAGCCTGGTGACATACGATCACAATCTGCTCAACCTGCAGGCGCGAGGATTGGAATCGGTCGAGACGCAGAATCGCATTTTTGCCTCGTCCGATCATTCGTTACTCTTCGCGATCTCGCTGGCAGACTCGCCAGCTCAGGTGCGAGAACTCAAGGCGAAGTTTGAAGCGCTACCAGAAGTTCGCAAGGTCGAAGAAATCGCGACCAGACTTCCCGATCACTCGGCCGATGAAACCCGACTCCTTGTTCAAGGGTTTCATGCGCATCTGAAACATCTTCCCGAGAAACTGCCCGCACCCAAGACTTCAAATCCTGGTCGAGTCGGGCATGCCCTGGATGATCTCTTTGCCCATCTGAAGAGCCGGCCCGAAGAAAAATCTCTGGCACTTTCACAGAAGCTCGATCAAACGCTCAATCAACTGGCCGAGAAAGAGCTGCCAGAACAGATGCAGATTTTGAGTGAGTTCCAGTATCGCATGTCCTACGCCTTACTGGCTCAGTTTCAGGCCTTGCGGGCCGCAGCCAACCCGGCACCAGTCTCTTTGAATGATCTGCCTGCTGAATTGACTTCCCGATTTGTGGCTCAGCCCAAAAATGGGAAAGACCAGTGGCTCTTGCAGGTTTATCCCGCCCAGCAGATCTGGGATATGGAACCTTTGACGCAGTTTGTGACAGCTGTGCGAAAAGTCGATCCGAATATCACAGGGACACCGCTGCAGAATTTTGAAGCGGCTTTGCAGATCAAGCACAGTTATGAGATTGCTGCCATGTATGCACTGGCAGTGATTGTGCTGGTGCTGCTGATTGATTTCCTGCCTGGGAAGTTGATCTGGCGTTGCCTGATCCCAGGGATGCTGTTCGCACTAGGTGTGGGTGTGCTGGCCGTACTTTGCCAGGCAGTCCCTGAACTCTCTGCAAAGTTGCCACTCTGGAGCAAGCGTTGGCTCTTCGAGAATACACCACTGATTATGGTAGGAACCGCCAGTCTCATAACGATGCTGGCCGCCATGTGGCGATCACCAGGAAGCGTGGGATTGACGCTTCTCGCGTTGATGCCACCTGTGGTGAGCCTCGCCATGACCTTCGGGATTCTCGTACTTATCAAGATGCCTCTCAACCCGGCGAATCTCATTGTGCTGCCTTTGATTATCGGGCTGGGTGTCGATAGTGGAGTGCATCTACTTCACGATTTTCGCCATCGCGCACCTGGCCCATACACAGTCACTCCCAGCCTGGTGAATGCGATTGTGCTGACAGTCACGACGACCATGGTGGGCTTTGGCGCAATGATGATTGCTGCGCACAGGGGGTTGTTCAGCCTCGGGGCTGTCCTGACGATCGGCGTGACTTGCTGCCTGTTCATTTCGCTGGTGCCATTACCCGCGATTCTGGCACTCCTGGCCCGCTTAAGCCCGTCGATTCTGCACGATGCTGAGCCCGAGATGACGATCGATGTTAATGACGCCGATTTTGGGACACATCCAGTACCGACACTCGCGGACGAAACTGCGACCGACGATGATGAGCCGAGGATCTTGAAGCATCCAGCTCACGTTGCCTGA
- the mutY gene encoding A/G-specific adenine glycosylase: MQKTKFQKQLLAWYAKHGRPLPWRASHDPYSIWISEIMLQQTTVTAVIPYFERFMAKFPSVQALASAPEEEVLKLWEGLGYYSRARNLHQSARVLMERYQGVFPQSVEQLLELPGIGRYTAGAISSFAFRLPAPIVEANTQRLYARILGYDGDLKNAAGQKALWGFAESIVSGKEPDLINQALMELGSLVCKPIDPLCDQCPVQQHCRAFQEARQAEIPRAQARPVITPLVDATLLIEYQGELFLRQREKPERWAGLWDFPRYTLFDPENTSEEFQKEKDVSTSALALSLKARVQEQLAVHPGEVTEFSRLTHGVTRYRITLHAFGCDLSDGVASRQSKALYEQLKSHGGWFGCESLDSLAVPVTTRKLVKQWQKLKNMMR; the protein is encoded by the coding sequence ATGCAAAAGACAAAGTTTCAAAAGCAACTTCTCGCCTGGTATGCAAAGCATGGTCGCCCGTTGCCGTGGCGAGCCTCACATGATCCTTATTCGATCTGGATCAGTGAGATCATGCTGCAACAGACCACCGTGACCGCTGTGATCCCTTACTTCGAACGATTCATGGCGAAATTCCCCAGTGTGCAGGCGCTGGCCAGTGCTCCGGAAGAAGAGGTGCTCAAACTGTGGGAGGGGTTAGGTTACTACTCAAGAGCCCGCAATCTGCATCAGTCTGCCCGAGTGTTGATGGAAAGATACCAAGGGGTTTTTCCGCAAAGTGTCGAGCAATTGCTCGAGTTGCCCGGGATTGGTCGATATACGGCTGGCGCCATTTCGAGCTTTGCTTTTCGCCTGCCGGCTCCCATTGTCGAAGCCAATACCCAGCGGTTGTATGCCCGCATTCTGGGATATGATGGCGACTTGAAAAATGCAGCAGGACAAAAAGCCTTATGGGGATTCGCAGAATCGATTGTTTCAGGGAAAGAACCCGATCTGATCAATCAGGCCCTCATGGAACTGGGCTCACTTGTTTGTAAACCCATCGACCCCTTGTGCGATCAATGCCCGGTCCAGCAGCATTGCCGCGCATTTCAGGAAGCAAGGCAAGCCGAGATTCCCCGAGCACAGGCCAGACCAGTCATTACACCGCTGGTTGATGCCACATTGCTGATCGAGTATCAGGGGGAGCTATTTCTCCGGCAACGCGAGAAGCCTGAGCGATGGGCCGGATTATGGGATTTTCCACGCTATACGCTTTTTGATCCCGAGAATACCAGCGAAGAGTTTCAGAAAGAAAAAGACGTCTCGACATCAGCACTGGCCTTGTCACTCAAGGCTCGTGTGCAGGAACAATTGGCGGTACATCCAGGCGAAGTCACTGAATTTTCACGGCTGACTCATGGAGTGACTCGCTATCGCATCACTCTGCATGCCTTTGGCTGCGATCTCTCGGATGGAGTGGCCAGCAGACAAAGCAAAGCACTCTATGAACAGCTCAAGTCGCATGGCGGGTGGTTTGGGTGTGAATCGCTCGATTCGCTGGCCGTGCCCGTGACCACTCGAAAGCTGGTGAAGCAGTGGCAGAAGCTCAAGAACATGATGCGATGA
- a CDS encoding type II secretion system protein, translated as MFVGTRIKKSNPLTSSRRKGFTLVEVLIVVVILGILAATVLPQFTAATDDAKEASLRQNLSLMRSQIQMFRFQHDGKFPGSGSTDPTKIVEQLTLASKADLTTAAPGTAGYPFGPYVIGQLPVNPYSGGRAVKIVTDVAAATPDMAETIGDEKVGWIYNPATGEIKANATGNSADGKALEKM; from the coding sequence ATGTTTGTCGGAACTCGCATCAAGAAGTCGAACCCCCTCACATCATCACGCCGTAAGGGGTTCACACTCGTTGAAGTGCTGATCGTGGTCGTGATTCTTGGGATTCTGGCTGCAACGGTGTTGCCTCAGTTCACAGCAGCCACTGATGACGCCAAAGAAGCGTCGCTGCGTCAAAATCTCTCGCTGATGCGCAGCCAGATTCAAATGTTCCGGTTCCAGCATGATGGCAAGTTCCCTGGCAGTGGCTCGACAGATCCCACAAAGATTGTGGAACAACTCACTCTGGCCTCCAAGGCCGATCTGACCACTGCTGCACCAGGAACAGCCGGTTATCCATTTGGCCCGTATGTGATCGGTCAGTTGCCAGTCAATCCTTATTCCGGCGGACGGGCCGTGAAGATCGTGACCGACGTGGCTGCTGCCACTCCTGATATGGCCGAAACCATTGGCGACGAAAAAGTAGGCTGGATCTACAATCCTGCGACTGGTGAAATCAAGGCCAACGCGACTGGCAACAGTGCTGACGGTAAAGCTCTCGAAAAGATGTAA